The Girardinichthys multiradiatus isolate DD_20200921_A chromosome 11, DD_fGirMul_XY1, whole genome shotgun sequence DNA window TGGGCTTGCTTACTTGTCACAAGCAGCGTACTAGGGGGAAAAAGGTGAGAAAACCATTTAACTCTGAGTATATATTTGCACCAAGTTTCAAATTTATCAATGTACACACAGAGACATGCATGTTCATTTGCACATTTTTGATATGTCTTGACTGTGAAGGGGAATGCATTCTGGTTATGATTGAGGGTCTAAATGGTGCAAGCATGATTAAGCTTTTTCTGCTTTACCATGCATTTGgaattacatttaaatgaagCAGTTATTGTTTGCTAAATATGCACCTTTTAGATGTCTGTAAAACTGAAAGCAAGCCAACAGTGATTCATCTGGCAGGTTGATACTCTACTATCCACCTCAGTGCTTGTTTTTACAGAATCTAATCTCTGTGCTTGTAACTAGGACACCTGCATGCTTATTATTGCCAAGGTAATAAGAAGTGTAACATGGGGTCGAGAGTTGATGAGCAAAAAATAGCCACTATATTGTTgaattgcactttttttttcttttggttcaCTGGCTGCGTGGGACAACATCTACTCTGTCAGTTTTCAGACCTGGGCTATACGTTGGGTAGATGTTCCGCACTGCACCGAGATGTTTGCCATAGATTACTGCACATTTGTTTTGACAGCAGCTGCAGGGATAGCAGAGTCAATGTACAGACTCTCCATCTCAATGTCAACAGTGAACTGCTGGCTGTCAGCTATctaaacagacaaaaaagagagaaaaagagaaagagagagaattGGATTATAAATGACAAGGGTGAGATCCGCCATGAGGCGACTGTAGCTGCATTAATTTCTACATGATTCTAAGCCTAAGCGGACATTCATTTTGCTGCTGATTTTAAAACACTCATTGGATAAACAATGACAATTGCACATGCAAATTACTTAAACACTcacaagcacaaaaacaactCTAAAAGTTCAGTTCAGCAGCCTTTGTACGTACAAAAATATTCAAGCTTTTCTTCTTGTATGGTCCTTGTGGAGAATCCTTTAGAGACCAAACAGATCAGGATTTTCCCAGTTATTGAATAAATCAGTGTAACTGTCAAAGTGGATTGACTTAAATAGTAATGCTTTGAGATGGTCCACCTTATTTTCGTTAGCAGCTATAccataaaaaagtaaattataTGTGTCATATATGGTTCAGCTTGAGTCCTCAAGCTAATTGTGAAGACACATGTCAGGCTTTAACTTGTCATTTTTGCGTAATAACATAACTAATCACGTctgttgctttctttttaaatgtaatggCTGCAAATGAAGGATCGTTTCTGCTTCAGAGAAGACATTCTGGGATTGAACTGCTCTATAGTGACAACACTGAGGGGGCTGTCACAGAAACTGCAAAGCAATTATCACCCCAAAGATTTACTGTATAATCCCCCTCCCTCTTTTTTTTGGTGTCAGATACAGAATCACACACTTGCGAATACACCTTTGGGGATTTTGGCAAGACATGATAATTGAGCAGACCAAGTGCTTTGCTACAGTATCTAGCTACCAAGGAAAATGTCTCATAATTAGATTTCTGGCTGACAGGAAAGTGAAAGAGACGGTGAGTAAAATGGACAGAGAGAGAGTGGCCATGGGAGTGTGAATAGCACTGTTGCTATTGAGTTGACCTATAGATGGAGATGGTGCACAATGGTTGGGGAGATGTAGCCCCTTACTAATAAAGATGTTTATCTTTCAAAGCAtctttttcttcacattttatcatCCTAACCTTGTAAAATAAGCTATAATCTTTGtttattactttttcacaaGTGTACATGGAAACAGTATGTTTGACTTTTGCTATGTTTGACTTCTCAGGtatgaaaatgtaatttcaaaAGCCAGTCTTTTGAATCGTGGCCATTGTCAGTGGAGAAATTAACAATATCTATAGTGCCTTACAAAGAGATACAGTACATAttgcttgaacattttcacattttgccacattgctACCTCAAGcttatatgtattttaattgaAATTATGTGAGAGAACAACACAAGAGATAAattatggttttcaaaatatttgaaaaattaaaatcccccaaaaaatcTAGTGCTATACATTTCCTTTGGGGTCACATAAATCATAAAGGGAGTCCACTTATGTGTaaattaatctcagtataaatacagctgttctgtgaacaaactgcatcatgaagaccaaggacatCAGACAGTGCATGTCACCCAAAACACACTACCCCTTCTTCCACTGCAAAACATTATGGTGGTAGCATTATGCTGGGTAGATGCTTTTCAAGTAAGTGGTTTTAATGTGGTGAAATGTAAAAAGTTCTTCAAACTTAAAGGgaatgttatattttattatgtaaTCTCATCAATATAATCTTAGGATAAATCCTTcatattttgcaaaaacatcCCACTTACGCTGATCTTTTCTTTGTAATGATATATATGGGAGGATTAACTCTTTAAATACACCTAATTGTTGTCTTGCCTTATTTTGGCAAACTTAAAAGTGTTACATTAGTGTAGTTACTAGGAAttctaagaaaacaaataaaataaaatattgtgtttACTCTAATACTTGCAATGCATCCCATATATGCAAtttatgttgtttgttttcatacGTGATTATTATTCCAGACCTAAAACTGGAAAATTAATCATTGTTTGAATTTTGAGGGATTTAAAGCAGTCACTATCAGAGCTGACACAGAACTAAACTGTGCATcacaattttcattttttttttttactctttatgCTTTTGACAGTCAGGGGGATAATTGGGGCAAATAGAAAAATGTGCATGAATATTTTTCTTACAAATCCACGTGATATCTCTTCACTGTGAATGTTCATGCGCCTAACGATAACCCGGCATCTTCTGAGCTTATTTCTTCTGAACAGTGACAGTCAATATAGAACTGATATCTTTCCCAACATTCCTTCCCCAGCTTCTTCTCCTCCATCACTGTTATCTTTTTTactcttctttgtttttctataCACTCTAATTCTCATGTTTCTCCACATGCTTCTATGTCTCCCTTTCAcactcttccttccttccagttGCAGGACTCCACTACCTACTCTTGATGACCTCCCTTTCTCCTTGGAGATGTTCAGCTAGTAGAGCCTATTTTCAAACATATCCTGTTTATTTCATaagtaataaaagcaaaatgcCACTGGCATGGAAAATAGGGAGAAGATTACAGAGTCATACAAAATAagagaatcagttttattggccaagattgtgtgcacaaacaaggagttTGATTTCAGTTTCAAGCATAGACattaagcagaaatatataaatttttgaggaaataaaaataaggataaaattAGCCACATGTACATGTACAGCTTTTTTGTTatgtaaagaaaagaaaaaggtcaaatattttgcaaatatgCTCATTTTGTTCCAGTGGAGTAGCTCACTACTCAGGCTGTAAGGAGAGACTGACTGTTGGTACAAGCACATATGCAAAAACCTGGGAGCATATGgtttaggcatgcactggttcATGTGTTGTATACACTTTATGCACATGCTCTCTCAGTAATGTCATATCCTAGCTTTTTGGTACACTATGTAATATGGGGTTGGTTCTCTGATTAGGAGAACGGTAAAATATTTATGCAGGGAGAATAAAGCCCTGCTCCCACAATTAGTGATCGAGAGCGTTTTTGACATTGCTCTTAGCATTTTGTTTCATGTAGTTCAAAGACCACATTCAGCAATGTGTTTGTCGTTTGAAAGACCATATTAAGGTATAAATAATGTATTCTGATGTCTCTGTTTTCATTGTCTGTCTCACTCTCCTTTCTCTTTATTGTGTCTTGATGCAGATGTATGCGCACTTATACACACTTGCATTTTACATAGATGGCATTTGTTCATCctttaaaatggaaactaaTAACCATTAACTAATAAGCATTATTCAAAAGAATAgtatgaaaatattttgaaaaattacattttagtcTACCTGAGCAAAATACTTGCTGGATTATCTGACAGCAATAGCATGTGACACCATGGATCACAGGTCAAATGAATAGCACATTATTTGATAACAAGTTACCATAATAAAAGATCAGTATgttcagataaaaaataaatcttatttatttatggttacTTGTGGTTTACCACATGGTTCTGTGCTAGGttgtaaacagtttgttttatatatGAATTACATATAGTGGTCTAAAAATCTCATTATCTCAATTTAAGATTGAAAGAGTTTATTGAAACAAATTTTTGGCAGAGGTAACTGACTACAAATTGTTCTGGAAACCTCTTATATATATAACAGTTTAAAAGTATAATGtcaaaaaatagaattttgttttttttttaaacaaaagagttttaagaacattttggaaccaaataaaaaaatttgactTATGATGAAGAAGAATGATGCAATACCTATAAAATTATTACTAACCTGTTTTACTGCCACAGAAGAACGCTGTAAAGCCATTGTTACACTGTTTCCTACCTTGCATTTATGCTGACTTTATGCTGGGTATTTTTGAAACTTCAACCCTGTCTCTCTAAAGTCTGTGTTGTTGTGGATGTAATCCCAATCTGCATAGTTTGTATATACTGAGATCAATGGCGTGGAATTCATAGATTTGTGCTGTGTCGGTTCTGGGCAATTAACTATTCCATGATGTCACTGtcttattttcatatttaaaagatTAACTTAACACCTGAGAATAAACATTCAATAGTCTATGAATCCCCCAAGTGGTTAGATAAATATTAGCTTAATTAATCAGACAGCAAGTAAAGACAAACGGTTCACTCTCAGTTTTAAGGTTTCAGCATTCCGAATTGAGGGAACCTGGATAGTCTACCATaagattaggtttttttctatTATTGGATCATTGCTGTGATGTTTGAGTCAGATTGAGTCTGTAGCAGTGGCGCACACGTGCAGGGAATGTAATGTTTTGAGAGCTATGGTGCTCATGTGGCAGAAATTGCGCCAAAAATAATTAGTGACTGGTGATCAATTTGTGTAAGCTACAGTGTTACATGTGTTATAAGACACTACCGgagaattatttttttaatgcatcaTGTCTTCATATACCATTGAAACAAGAGCCAAATATGCAATAGACTGACAGGGTGTAAGTATTGGAAATGGTTAAGATCGATATGATCCTGCTAACAAAACATTCATTAATTTGCATGTTTCAaacaatttagattttttagcaCTACTGCACTGATGATGTACAAAGCAAATAATCAGATAATAATCAGAAGTTGCTTGAAATCAAGAATAAAAGTATGAACTTGTAGAAAATATAGGGTCTTAATGTAGATTTCAAAAATGTGCAATGAAACAGTGggtaaacaataataaaaatgtggatTGATTATCATTGTCTATGAGACAAGTGTTTTAAATATGTGAAGACATTCTACTCACTTCTAACTTGTCTTAACTCatctttaataatttattaagaaCAAGGAATTTCACAGAACTGAAGATGAAATGGTCCAACCTCATGGTTATATAATGTAAGATCTATGTTAGAAAAGATATTCCTTAGTAGCATACATGGACAGTTTTCTTGTCCATGTTTTTATATTGTGAGTCATGATTCATTGTGCATTCCAGCAGAGTTCCCCTTAGTGTTCTCCaaagttattaaatctttttgtcTTTGATATATGATTCAGCtaaagagtttattttttgaTTATGTTTTTCTGCTGGGAGTTTGGCATGGGTTTTTGACTTTAGCTGTGACTTTAAACCTCCTTGTTTGCTTTGGCAGCTCTGGGCAGAATGGCATGACAGATGAGCAGAAAGATAATACCACAGTGTTCACCAAGATCTTAGACAGCCTTCTAGATGGCTACGACAATCGCCTCAGGCCAGGACTCGGAGGTCAGTACATCCaagttattaaataaattgtgttgCATGTGAAAgccctttatttaaaaatatgcaaGTGTCATCCTAGTAACATAATTATctccagaaaaacacaaaataattgcCATTCGACTAACTAATATGAAGGTGGGCTGGCTGTCAGTATCAGACTTTTGTAACCATTTAGAAGGAAATCTACTAGAACCTCTTTATTAGGCTGCTGGTTTTGTGAAATTTGCATAAAACCCAAACTTACACTATCTATCAGATACTGTCATGACTTACTATTGGCCCTATGTCGCCAACCACACAATGTTAGAGAGGGAAGTAATTTGGCATGAGCTAGCTATGAGAGTTTGAGGAAGAAAATGTAGGAGaataacagaaatgaaaaaaaaatatatataaaagtataaatatataaagtaTAATGTTATTTGATATAGCAGGCATCAGACAAAACAGACAAATACTAGCTTTATAGAAGTACTAGTATCTGGGGGGTAAGAAATTATGAATCACAATGGCCATCATTTACAAATCACTGTCACATTTCAGGTTGACAGTCACATGGAACAAGCTCTgtcaaacacatacacacaaatatCAGAACTCACACtcacaaacattttctttgccAGCCTCTTTAAATGAATTCCACACCTACTGATCCTGAGCTGGCCATCAGCATTATAGGACCAGAATGGCATGTTTTACGCCATACACAATGTCATTAAGAGACTGAACGTCTGCTCAGGCAATAATAGAGCTGATattaagaccaataaaaacagaaattggcACCAAGATTCAAAACAAAGTTCTGTGTGATGGTATTTTTATTTCCCATTAATAATATGggtatatgttttatttaatttgcatatttcttgtgcgtttgttttatgttaagaCTTTTGCTGACATGACTGAATAGTTACAGTAAGAGGCTATAGCCAGGTGGCAGTGTATTAACAAGTAGTTTAGGGAAAATGAATGCCAATGATAGTCACTCACTGGCAATTTCCTGCTTCAACAGAGCGTGTAACTGAAGTCAAGACTGACATTTTCGTGACTAGTATTGGACCAGTTTCGGACCATGACATGGTATGGCTCTTTCCACCTCTGTAAATGTCACTtgttttccctgttcctttacCCCTACCCTCACACCTGACTCCTCACCTCTCTGTTCAAGGTCCTCCatgaactttaaaaatgttttttattgttctgatgtaatattctataCTTATAATActtataatatatatttataatatatatttttttcattagctgtaagcagaaaatcatcaaaagcaacagaaatataGGCTTCAAAACGTGCGCCACTGAATGGTGCTGTATTATGTGGTTGCTGTGTTATGTGGTTGCTGTGTTATGTGGTGATGTACACTCTAACATATGGAGATGAGTTGATTCAACAGTAGATGGCTAACAATTACTTACATATCAACAGTTAaacctttcaaataaaaatggtggCTTTTAttacttctttatttatttgtgccATTCTACCTTATGAATTTTTTAGGCTATTCAAACATGAGTATCTGATCTTTGCATCATGTACCAGAAACCAATTGGACTCATTCAAATGATTTACTGCCTTTATATGTACATAGAGTGACTACCGTATTTGACATAATCTTAGTTAATTGCACAGGCTGACATGTAGACCAGGCttattttggtattttgttATGAACAGAAGAAGGCACTAAAGAAGATTTTCTCCATCTGTAGCCTTTCCATACCCTCCTCTATTACCTTGAAGCTCTGTTTCAGTTCACGCTAATTATCTTGTAAGAACTAGAGTGAAAGAAGGAGAAATAGCACAGAAAAACAGGCTGTGAATCTACTTACTCTAGTGGGCAGCCATGCAGAACCATTAAAATCTTCTCTCAGCTGTAGTCATTAACTGGGTTGGAAATTAAATGTCCTTCTAATTTTGTGTCCAGTGTCTCTTTTCTGTGTTAAGTGTAATTTATATTACtcaggcaaaaaaaaataaaaataaataaataatacctAGGATATATACAAACAGTAATTTACCAAACAATGCAACTGTAAATAGCtggattaaaaaatatatatcctcTGCATGCATTCCTGCAAATAACTAGCCAGACAATAGCTTtgcaaacaagaaatttaaggaaATGGAAAGACAACCACACATTGTACTACATAAGTTATAAAACAGTGACTTTGCAACAGCTGCAGCATTGTTTTTGAAAACATACCAGCCATAAAACTATGTTTCTCTGCTAGATCTTCCATATGTTTGCCACAGTCTTTACCTTTAGGAGACTGACCCAAACTGGGTCAAAAATACCATGAGAAAGTCAAACTGACTTTGACTTCCTcaaaaaaacaatgtcagaAAGGCGACGAAAAGGAAATGTAAAGTTACATTACCCAACATGTTTTCCAAGTCAGCTGTAGGTAAAGATAGAAAGAAGAGTGCTCCAGAACAGCAAGTATGCACTTttgttcactttgttttttgtctctctctctctctctctctcactcaccATTCACCTGCAGGAGTACACCATTGATGTCTTTTTCAGACAGAGCTGGAAAGATGAAAGATTAAAGTTCAAAGGGCCCATGGCAGTGTTGCGTCTCAACAACTTGATGGCCAGCAAGATCTGGACCCCCGATACTTTCTTCCACAATGGCAAGAAGTCAGTGGCCCACAATATGACCATGCCAAACAAGCTTCTGCGAATTACAGAGGAAGGCACACTGCTTTACACCATGAGGTAGGCTGATATAAtctattttgttaataaaatatctttaaagtCAATATCTATTTTATTAGTTGAACATTAGGACATTTCTATAGGACATGTACTGACAGAAATACTCACCTGTTTACTGATTTATCTATGAGCAAACGGTATTAAAAGTAGTGCTCCCAAGCAGACTTTTAAgtagattatttattttattgtatacaCTGCAAGCTCTGTTCCTTTGTATGTAAAACCTGACAAATTGCAAGTCTGCATTTAAGATAGTgatggaaaaatataaatatatatatttttaaagtgcACTGCTTCTACTttgtttacagtgccttgcataaTGATTCATAGACCTTTAAGATATCTACATTTATTTCACCTTACAACTGAAAATGTAgaattttgcttgttttttaagGGTGGGCATGCGGGGTGGGGTGCTGGGGGTCCTCGTGCCTATCAATAAAGAGACTTGCAGGAAAGGGCAATTTAGACTAATCAATTGACCCAGCAGTAattttttttggactatggaaggaagctggagtaccaggAAGATAGATGAAGGTAAAAATACAGTTCTGGAGGAAACCTTGTTAAATGTGCAGAGAAACCAGGAGCtctaatggaatggtttagattaagaCATACTGTATGTTAATGTGTTGAAATGGTCAGGTCAAAGTCCAAGCATACATCCAAATCAGAATTTGTGGGAAAACAGTTTTTCACAGATCCGTTTGAGCAATTTTGCAAGCAAGAATGAGGAAAACAAAGCTAGCAATGATATATCCCGACAGACCAGCACAAGTAATTGCTGCAAATggaggttctacaaagtatttactaagagggctaaatacaaaaacacaccaaatatttcagatttttatttctaaaacattttgaaaggcAATCCTTAAACTCCCCTGGTATACACTACCTTGTGATGATTattcacataaaaccccaattaAACACTTGAGATTTGGGGTTGTAATGTgaacaaatgtggaaaaggcAGATGAATGCATTTGCAAGACACTGCTTTTAATGCCAACAGTATTAATCTTAGTAATTTCCtacaatatttagtttttttctgctaGACATCAGATGTATTTTGGAAATGTTAAGTCTCACATAGGTCTATTCCATATGGTCAGGTTGCAAATGTCCAAATATAGGGCTCATTAGGAATAATGTTTTTTCAAGgtaataatttttcatttttgcaaTAAGACTAGATCAGCAACCAGAGCTTGTGTTGGTACCTCAGTGCCATTCTTTAGAAATGAGGGGTGAATAAAACCCTCATTACAATACTGAAACCGATGTACATCACAGACTTGTGGTAACATAATACATCTAAAGCAATGACTGAATGACATTTGCTGCAACATGTTTGATAAAAAGGGGGAGGTTGGTGGGCAGAGCTTGTATTTGTGTCACAGATGACTGAGATGAGGTTTAGATGGGAGATTAGTGTGTCACGGGTGGTCTGACATGCTGTTTTTCCACCAAGCCATAAGTAAACAGAAGCTCAGAGCTCACAGAAGTAGAACATTTCCGTTTTGGGGAGAACTGTGTGGCTTGAGTTCTCTTTCACTGCTGAGATAGTAAAAAAGTAGGCTATATTTATATTACACCACATTACTGGTGCCTTGCTGCCGTTTCTATTTAACCATGATTTTGTTCTAAAAgctgatttctttcttttacctTCCATTGTGTCTTGAAATTCACTCTAGGTCTATATGATTTTCTTTCCAGGCTTACAGTAAGAGCAGAATGCCCTATGCATCTGGAAGACTTTCCTATGGATGCCCATGCCTGTCCCCTGAAATTTGGCAGCTGTAAGTAGCCTATCCAGCCAAATACaatcttacacacacacacacatgtcaacatatcacacacacacacgcacccacacacacataaatatgtttgttGCATGATGTGCCGCTGCCTCCAGATAAAGGAAAGGCAGTGTTCAACCTTCATAGATCTCCCAAGACTCTTGCAGGCATGTAGCCTGCAGTACCTTCCATAATACTACCAGACCATCACACCAGCTGCTCACTAGTGAAACCGCTCTGCATCTTTCTTAAATATACATATCAAAGGAACAGACTGACATAGGCTGGACCTAAGATtggaaaatatagaaaaatgtaATGGAAAAATAATGGGACCAACTCATAAGAAAATACAATTTGCTGAAGCAGTTTTGGGAAGCaagaggaaaaaacaacaacatgagTACACTAAGGAAACATAAACGTGACTCATGCTACCTCTTTGCAATTCTTTAGACAGCTGCACAGTATGTGTGAGAGTACCAAGCCTTAAACGCCATTAAACTGAACTCACTCGCTAAATATTTTAGTGATGAGCTTTCTTCCTTGCTCTGTAGTCTGCAGCTGAGCCATCTTCTCCTCTGCATTGGTCGAGCCACACTGCAGCTTTGACAGGGTGGGTGGCcagaagggggaaaaaaactgaCTGACTTTGCTGCTTTAAGGTCACGTTACTCTATTGGgaaattgttttcttattttgttataAGACAGGGAATGACAGGATGTGGCATAGCACAATGTGACATCTCACATAATCACACGTTAGATGATAAAAGATATAGACTGGATGTAAATAGAtgctgaaaaaaagaagaaatatttaatcttttgtttgacagaatatcttaaaactctgacaaaaaacacacaaaaagcaaATAATCATACATGTTTTACTCTCTTTCTCCTCAGATGCCTATACTAGAGCAGAGGTGGTGTACGTGTGGACCAGAGGGGCTGCTCAGTCTGTAGTGGTGGCAGAGGATGGCTCTAGGCTAAACCAGTACGATCTGATGGGGCAGAGTGTGGATTCTGGTGTGGTCCAGTCAAGCACAGGTATATTTTTGAGTTTAAAAGACATTCTATGTTCTCgattatatttttattgcatATTCAGTTTTTTACCCAGCTACTTTTTCTCAATTTAtagtacaaaataaaaagattcaGGAGAAATTCAGTGATCTGTTTAAAGAGTTTGCATACACAAAGCAGCTCTTCACTGGACCATACTTTTTCTCCCTatattatgtatatttataGATGTAAATTAAATCAGTACTGACAGAATGGAATGGACAAACACACACTTTAGTTTGTTTGGCAACATCAAGATATGGTTCTTACAGCTGGAACCTTACCACTCTAAGGATCATAGTCATTTACTTACATTAGCAATGATATTATCAATCAACTCTATCAGTGAAATGACACCCCTGCGGAGAGACGAGGAGATGAGGGGatacaaaacaacattttagtAATATTTTTGGAAAACTACGAATCcagtttttttcataaatatttcaCAAATTCCAGATTTTGGTTTCGGGAATCAGAGACTATTGTAGAATAGTTATTTCCAGGTCAGTCCAAAGAAATTGCAGTTTCTCGGCTTATCAGATTTTAAAATGGTCCAAAtagccaaaaagaaaaaaaaagcattccaaTTGTTCCTTTCACATGTTTTCACTAACAGAAAAGGTTTCATACATCTCAAACTGTGTTATAAAGAACCTCAGTTTAACGTAGAATTATTGGGTTTAGGTTTaatctgttctttgtttttgaacCAGAGAAGACCAATTACAGTAGAGACTCCTTCAACACTGTGGCATATTACTTTAAGttagtacaaataaaaaaatccctAAGCAGATGCAAACTGATTACCCAGTCCCCGTATTCCCACAGGGCTTACAAATTGTTTATATCTTGTATGTCACATCATCACTGCTTTCTATGGAGCGCCTAGTatcttgaagatttaaaggtAGGGGGGAGCTCTTCAGTGGTTTCACAACCAAGTGTTCTCAGCCTGATGGATAAACATATTTTAGTAGTGGGCTTTTTTAAAGCAACTGCATCATTTACCATGTTGAAATTCAGATAGCCATTAAGTCTGGACTTAATGGTTGACAAAGAACATAAAGCTGTTTGCACTGCAGATCTAAAGAGGTCTCCTTtgtgtcttgtttttcttttttctacatACATGGCAAATAATTTGATTTCATCAAAAATAAAGACAGCATCTTGTATGTGAGGTCTCTGTAATATAACCAAGAAAATCCATGTCTATCTGAGGCCTTTCTTCCATTTTCATCTGGTGCATTTTTTATAACTTTCCTTTGTCTTTTATCATGCTGAATACAGGAGAGTATGTCGTGATGACAACCCACTTCCtcctgaagagaaaaattggtTACTTTGTGATCCAGACATATCTACCCTGCATCATGACAGTTATCCTATCCCAAGTGTCCTTCTGGCTCAACAGAGAATCTGTCCCTGCCAGAACTGTCTTTGGTGAGTTGTCGACTCTTTCCTTGCCCCTGAACATATGTGTCTACAGAAAGGAGCCAATCACCACAAGGTTCCAAATCTGTTCCTGGAAATTCAATTTGGAAGATACAAAAATGATACATCAGGCATTTGCGCTTAGGTGTGGTAGGTTTGAGCACTGGACTGACTCA harbors:
- the gabra1 gene encoding gamma-aminobutyric acid receptor subunit alpha-1 isoform X1; the encoded protein is MWHVWKAVKGPHISTMCGRSKAASLRLWACLLVTSSVLGGKSSGQNGMTDEQKDNTTVFTKILDSLLDGYDNRLRPGLGERVTEVKTDIFVTSIGPVSDHDMEYTIDVFFRQSWKDERLKFKGPMAVLRLNNLMASKIWTPDTFFHNGKKSVAHNMTMPNKLLRITEEGTLLYTMRLTVRAECPMHLEDFPMDAHACPLKFGSYAYTRAEVVYVWTRGAAQSVVVAEDGSRLNQYDLMGQSVDSGVVQSSTGEYVVMTTHFLLKRKIGYFVIQTYLPCIMTVILSQVSFWLNRESVPARTVFGVTTVLTMTTLSISARNSLPKVAYATAMDWFIAVCYAFVFSALIEFATVNYFTKRGYAWDGKSVVPEKQKKKKESLLKKNNTTAYPPTTATPFAPNPARNPGLATIAKSAPPPPDEPKEEPKPKPPEAKKTFNSVSKIDRIARIAFPLLFGTFNLVYWATYLNKKPKLQGVNHT
- the gabra1 gene encoding gamma-aminobutyric acid receptor subunit alpha-1 isoform X2 — translated: MCGRSKAASLRLWACLLVTSSVLGGKSSGQNGMTDEQKDNTTVFTKILDSLLDGYDNRLRPGLGERVTEVKTDIFVTSIGPVSDHDMEYTIDVFFRQSWKDERLKFKGPMAVLRLNNLMASKIWTPDTFFHNGKKSVAHNMTMPNKLLRITEEGTLLYTMRLTVRAECPMHLEDFPMDAHACPLKFGSYAYTRAEVVYVWTRGAAQSVVVAEDGSRLNQYDLMGQSVDSGVVQSSTGEYVVMTTHFLLKRKIGYFVIQTYLPCIMTVILSQVSFWLNRESVPARTVFGVTTVLTMTTLSISARNSLPKVAYATAMDWFIAVCYAFVFSALIEFATVNYFTKRGYAWDGKSVVPEKQKKKKESLLKKNNTTAYPPTTATPFAPNPARNPGLATIAKSAPPPPDEPKEEPKPKPPEAKKTFNSVSKIDRIARIAFPLLFGTFNLVYWATYLNKKPKLQGVNHT